A part of Sus scrofa isolate TJ Tabasco breed Duroc chromosome 15, Sscrofa11.1, whole genome shotgun sequence genomic DNA contains:
- the LOC100626390 gene encoding PC-esterase domain-containing protein 1B-like, whose protein sequence is MAHLRSCEVRQLLHNQFVVIMGDSVQRAVYKDLVLLLQKDCLLSSSQLKAKGELSFEQDVLLEGGRWERMHNGTHYREVRQFRSGHHLVRFYFLTRAYSPYVEDVLEHLLRGEHVPDLVVMNSCLWDLSRYGQNFPKSYQEDLESLFRRLNQVLPETCLLVWNTAMPVAEVVSGGFLPPENQSGCARLRGDVMEANFYSSAEASRHGFDVLDLHFHFRHAGQHRQRDGVHWDGRAHRHLTQLLLAHVADAWGVDLPCYYPVGRWIRDGPTRGCPGHVGQRRSQNSRGDPGEESRHPPTPSYLRARWQPSVTFPQVRPPSQHYRQGAYVPSHPSSHRRQVSSDSSARQVEYTGEANLSDWETHLGPIRRTSTQHRSRVSPPYPPWRPSGPRRRQRRRTNRGTRPHPEAQPQ, encoded by the coding sequence ATGGCCCACCTGCGGTCATGCGAGGTCCGGCAGCTGCTGCACAACCAGTTCGTGGTCATCATGGGGGACTCCGTGCAGAGGGCCGTGTACAAGGACCTAGTGCTCCTGCTGCAGAAGGACTGCCTGCTCTCTTCCAGTCAGCTGAAGGCCAAGGGCGAGCTGAGCTTCGAACAGGATGTGCTGCTGGAGGGTGGCAGGTGGGAACGTATGCACAATGGCACCCACTACCGTGAGGTGCGCCAGTTCCGCTCTGGCCACCACCTGGTGCGCTTCTACTTCCTCACGCGTGCGTACTCCCCGTACGTGGAGGACGTCCTGGAACACCTGCTGCGGGGCGAGCACGTCCCGGATTTGGTGGTCATGAACTCCTGCCTCTGGGACCTCTCCAGGTACGGCCAGAACTTCCCCAAGAGCTACCAGGAGGACTTGGAGAGCCTGTTTCGGCGCCTAAACCAGGTGCTGCCGGAGACCTGCCTTCTGGTGTGGAACACCGCCATGCCAGTGGCTGAGGTCGTCTCGGGGGGGTTCCTCCCTCCTGAGAACCAGTCCGGATGCGCGCGCCTGCGGGGAGACGTGATGGAGGCAAACTTCTACAGCTCAGCTGAAGCTAGCAGGCACGGCTTCGATGTGCTGGACCTTCATTTTCACTTCCGGCACGCGGGGCAGCACCGGCAGCGAGACGGCGTGCACTGGGACGGGCGCGCGCATCGCCACCTCACCCAGCTGCTGCTGGCTCATGTGGCTGATGCCTGGGGCGTGGACCTCCCCTGCTACTACCCCGTAGGCAGGTGGATCAGGGATGGCCCCACCAGGGGATGTCCAGGTCACGTGGGCCAGAGGCGATCTCAGAACAGCAGAGGTGACCCGGGGGAAGAGTCCAGGCACCCACCCACGCCCTCGTACCTCCGCGCTCGATGGCAACCTTCTGTGACCTTTCCTCAGGTTCGACCTCCATCCCAGCACTACCGCCAAGGTGCTTATGTGCCCTCGCATCCGTCTTCACACCGCAGGCAAGTCTCCAGTGATTCTTCAGCACGCCAGGTGGAATATACTGGTGAAGCAAACTTGAGTGACTGGGAGACACACCTGGGCCCGATTCGCAGAACCTCTACCCAACATCGGAGCAGAGTGTCTCCTCCCTACCCTCCCTGGCGCCCCAGCGGGCCACGCAGACGCCAGAGAAGACGCACAAACAGAGGGACCCGACCACACCCAGAAGCACAGCCTCAGTAG